In Hyperolius riggenbachi isolate aHypRig1 chromosome 10, aHypRig1.pri, whole genome shotgun sequence, a genomic segment contains:
- the LOC137536765 gene encoding putative uncharacterized protein DDB_G0290521, translated as MSPKGPNSPAQQCRARVPTARPSDATQRSQQPGPAMSPKGSNSPAQRCRPRVPTAWPSNVAQGSQQPCPAMSPKGPNSPAQQCRPRVPTARPSDVAQRCRPRVPKAWPSNVAQGFQQPCPAMSPKGSNSLAQQCCPRVPTALPSNVAQGSQQPCPAMSPKGSNSPAQRCRPRVPTALPSDVAQGSQQPCPAMSPKGPNSQAQ; from the coding sequence atgtcgcccaagggtcCCAACAGCCCTGCCCAGCAATGTCGCGCAAGGGTCCCAACAGCCAGGCCCAGCGATGCCACCCAAAGGTCCCAACAGcctggcccagcaatgtcgcccaagggtTCCAACAGCCctgcccagcgatgtcgcccaagggttCCAACAGcctggcccagcaatgtcgcccaagggtCCCAACAGCCctgcccagcgatgtcgcccaagggtcCCAACAGCCCTgcccagcaatgtcgcccaagggtCCCAACAGCCAGGCCCAGTGATGtcgcccagcgatgtcgcccaagggtcCCAAAAGcctggcccagcaatgtcgcccaagggtTCCAACAGCCctgcccagcgatgtcgcccaagggttCCAACAGCCTGGCCCAGCAATGTTGCCCAAGGGTCCCAACAGCCCTgcccagcaatgtcgcccaagggtCCCAACAGCCctgcccagcgatgtcgcccaagggttccaacagcccggcccagcgatgtcgcccaagggtcCCAACAGCCctgcccagcgatgtcgcccaagggtcCCAACAGCCCTgcccagcaatgtcgcccaagggtCCCAACAGCCAGGCCCAGTGA